The Triticum aestivum cultivar Chinese Spring chromosome 6D, IWGSC CS RefSeq v2.1, whole genome shotgun sequence genomic sequence CGCCGCAGCCGACGGCCGGCGACGGGGGCGCGGCCGCAAAGGGCTCGTCGGGGGTCAGGAGGTGTTCGCGGGCTCGGCGACAACCTGTCGTCATCGTTGCATGATCCAGATATTTTCGAGGATAGCAGCAAGAAGCCCTCGCCGAGCCACCTCCGCATCGCATCCGAGTAGCTCGAAGCATCGTCCGGGACAGTTCCCTTGTTGTAGCCCAGCTTACCGAGGTATTACTGCTATTAGCACCAGCAATCCCATGAGGTCGGGTGATGGAAACTCGGAAGGCCAGGATGCGCCACTCGCCGAGGGGAAGGACCACGGCTGCTCCCCGGGTGTCCAGTCCACACCGGACATCGAGAAGAAGTACGTGCACCGCGTCTACGATGCCATAGCCCCTCACTTCAGCTCCACGCGGTTCGCCAAGTGGCCCAAGGTCGCGGGGTTCCTGAACTCGCTGAGGCCAGGGTCCGTCGTGCTGGATGCTGGCTGCGGCAATGGCAAGTACCTGGGCTTCAATCCCGAGTGCTTCTACATAGGCTGCGATATAAGCCCGCCGCTTATAGAGATATGCGCGGGGAGGGGGCACGAGGTGTTCGTCGCCGATGCCGTCAACCTCCCGTACAGGGAAAACGTTGCCGACGCCGCGATTTCGATAGCGGTGTTGCATCATCTCAGTACCGAGGACAGGCGGAGGAAAGCCATAGAGGAGTTGATCCGTGTTGTCAAGAGGGGTGGTCTTGTGCTGATCACTGTTTGGGCCGTGGAGCAGGAAGACAAGTCGCTTCTTAACAAGTGGACTCCTTTATGCGACAAGTATAATGAAGAGTGGGTTGATCCCAGCAGTCCTATGGTGCGTAACAAATCTGCTACTACGCTAGATAGCATTGAAGAGACTGATGAAGACACGCGAGCCGTTAAGCAAACAGATGATCAGCTGAAAAATAGTTATGATGGTTTGGAGGATAAGACCTTAATTATGGATGAGCATGACAAAACCCAGCAGGAGTACTTTGTTCCTTGGCATCTACCATTTCACCGAGCAGAAATTGGCAGCGCATCTGCTGCTGCTCTACAGAATGGATTGGCAAAGAAAGATGATAAGAAGGGTACTGTGGTCTACAACCGCTATTATCACATTTTTGTCGAAGGAGAACTTCAAAGGTGGAGTATTCTTAATCTGAACGTTCACATGAAAAATGCTGCTTTTGTTTCTCTTATTTGTGAACCTGCACAAGTGAAGATATTAAATAACATCATATTTTTTAAATCGCCATGCTGGAGGTATCATACAGTCTTTCTACTTCATAGCCTTAATTTGACAACTactacctctgtaccaaaatataagacgtttttgcaggcTAAACTAGCctaccaaaacgtcttatattttgatacggaggtaGTAAGTCACATCATCCTATATTTGTTCAGATATGTCACACAAGATCTAACTTTTGCTCTAGATAGTAGTACCATACAGTACACTTGTTCATATCAACATACTCATTTGGTTACGCAAACAATTGCGCGACAAAATGGGAAATGTGAGCTTTACATGCGATCTGATGGCTATGGCGTTCTTTTGTTGTATCTTTCTTGAGTAAAGATTTTTCCAGAAAGGGTGACCTATCGCTAAAATCTTATTGCTCATTTGGTTCCATGCCGTTATCATGTTACTGCATTATTATTAGCCATTAAACAAAGAAAGTGGCATCCGTCATCTGCTTTTGTTTTGCTTCAGCTATGGTCTACTGATTGAGAATaacatgttgcatttgttgtgTCATCATTCCAGGCTAGTTGCTGGCATGAAAAATGCAGCCATCGTCGACCAATTCTACGACAAATCCAACTGGTGCATAGTTCTGGAGAAGCTTTGAGCCGCAGACGAAGCGATGGCAGAGAATGTGTCCGAGCCTGGACCCTCGTGTCTCGTAGGACCATCAGCCGCTAGTGCATTCGGCGAGGGCGCAATTTCGAGCCCGGAGGTCAGACACAAGCAACAATCTTGCACAAGCTGTGTGCTGCTGTCTTGCAAACTGTGGAAACTCGTGAATCAGAATGGATTGCTTGTACTATTTTTGGTCTATTGCATGATGGAACATTTTTTACAATCAGTGAACATTGTCACTAGTTTTCAGTCATTCTTGTGTAATCCTTGATGCTGCAAGTTGGGCCAGCTGGATGTACGAGGATCAGGTTTCGTATCCTGCGGGGATGTGTCGCTGCCATGTGGGTCCTTGGCGATGGTCGGTTCGTCAATGCGTCGACGGACACCAATGTGTGCTCTATTTGCAATTCAGAGGAGGATACTTGGAAGCATGCTTTGGTGGAGTGTTCCATGGGTCTGGTCATTAGTAGATGAAGATATTCTGGAACACCTTATTGCGTGTACTCTGGTCACGAGATGCATTTGTTACAACCCTTGGGCTGTCTGGTGGGCTCGGCGTAGAGCGATACACACACGAAGAAGAGTTCCAGTCCCCGCTGACTAGTTTCTCTCTTATTCAGAGTTTCTCGGTTAATATACAGTCCAGTCAGGCTGTACCAATTGGGAGCTTTTGCTGTGATTTGCAGAGACGCGTCAGAAGCTTATGTTGGagctttttctgtttttcttttgaatAAAAGATGGGGgctccctccgatttcattaacgaAACCAAAAGCATCCAGCACTGCTAGACAGGTTCAAAGAGAAACAAAAGCGAAAAGGAGTTTAAACGACATCTAGTAGCCATATTATAAGGGTCAAAAGCCCCAAAAGCATAGCAAGCTCCAGCAGCAACCAAGAGTCCAAGAGTTCCGGGGGTAACAGAAAGAAAAAGACGCTTCCGCAGGAAGGAGATCTAAAATGCCCAGGCCAACAGACTTCAGCCTCTGAATCCCAGCCTTTGCATCCCTAGTCTCCATCCTTGTGGCGCCCTATAAATCTTACTTGCCGCCCACTCGATTAGTCTTGCCCCCAGCATCAACAGCTTTTGATCtgttttcttcttctgcaaaaTAGGTCAATCAATTATCCAATTGCACATCAGTCTAATAATAATCATAGGATCATGAACTTGTTTGCATCTAAACACAATGTCATTTCGGCATCTCCATATGGACCAGAACATAGGAGAAATCCCAACTAGCATAAGTTGTTTTTCTGGTTTCTGAAATGTTTTTATCCAGACA encodes the following:
- the LOC123145461 gene encoding tRNA (carboxymethyluridine(34)-5-O)-methyltransferase — encoded protein: MIQIFSRIAARSPRRATSASHPSSSKHRPGQFPCCSPAYRGITAISTSNPMRSGDGNSEGQDAPLAEGKDHGCSPGVQSTPDIEKKYVHRVYDAIAPHFSSTRFAKWPKVAGFLNSLRPGSVVLDAGCGNGKYLGFNPECFYIGCDISPPLIEICAGRGHEVFVADAVNLPYRENVADAAISIAVLHHLSTEDRRRKAIEELIRVVKRGGLVLITVWAVEQEDKSLLNKWTPLCDKYNEEWVDPSSPMVRNKSATTLDSIEETDEDTRAVKQTDDQLKNSYDGLEDKTLIMDEHDKTQQEYFVPWHLPFHRAEIGSASAAALQNGLAKKDDKKGTVVYNRYYHIFVEGELQRLVAGMKNAAIVDQFYDKSNWCIVLEKL